Proteins co-encoded in one Brassica oleracea var. oleracea cultivar TO1000 chromosome C4, BOL, whole genome shotgun sequence genomic window:
- the LOC106341794 gene encoding DNA repair endonuclease UVH1, which yields MALKFHQQIISDLLEDSNGGLVILSSGLSLAKLIVSLLILHSPSQGTLLLLLSPASQSLKSRILHQLSSLSSPPPAEITSDLPANHRHSLYSSGNPFFITPRILIVDLLTQRIPVSSLAGIFILNAHSLSETSTEAFIVRIVKTLNASAYVRAFSDRPQAMVSGFAKTERTMRALFLRRLHLWPRFQLDVSQELEREPPEVVDIRVSMSSYMVGIQKAIIEVMDACLKEMRKTNKVDVDDLTVESGLFKSFDEIVRRQLDPIWHTLGKRTKQLVSDLKTLRKLLDYLVRYDAVSFLKFLDTLRVAESYRSVWLFAESSYKIFDFAKKRVYRLIKASEVKSKEHVKNTSGKKRKLKGDNASVEAVGGATATSGDTGVVIEEVLEEAPKWKVLRDILLETQEEREKQTLFEEDNNGIVLVACKDERSCMQLEDCITNNPHKVMREEWEMYLLSKIEIRNVQTPQKKKQKTPKGFGILDGVVPVTTIQSSEGSSVCRQEHEALMAAASSIRKLGKTTASGNNNPEAQVDKASSTKGKAKKESSSLRRPIRSCSKKKTNSEPEIVTGSENEEKVSEASTSGPREASDAHPDGAKKLPPVHFYALESDQTILDVLKPSVVIVYHPDMSFVREIEVYKAENPLKNLKVYFLFYDESTEVQKFEASIRRENGAFESLIRQKSSMMIPVDQDGLCMGSNSSTDYPASSTQNSLTRKAGGRKEIEKETQVIVDMREFMSSLPNVLHQKGMKIIPVTLEVGDYILSPSICVERKSIQDLFQSFTSGRLFHQVEMMSRYYRIPVLLIEFSQDKSFSFQSASDISDDVTPYNIISKLSLLVLHFPRLRILWSRSLHATAEIFTTLKSNQDEPDESRAIRVGVPSEEGIIENDIRAENYNTSAVEFLRRLPGVSDANYRLIMEKCKSLSELASLPVEELAEIMGGHKVAKSLREFLDAKYPTLL from the exons ATGGCGCTGAAATTTCATCAGCAGATCATATCAGACCTTCTCGAAGACTCTAACGGCGGATTAGTAATCCTCTCTTCCGGTCTCTCCCTCGCTAAGTTAATCGTTTCTCTCCTCATCCTTCACTCACCGTCCCAAGGAACCTTACTTCTCCTCCTCTCTCCCGCCTCTCAATCCCTCAAATCCAGAATCCTCCATCAACTCTCATCTCTCTCATCTCCTCCCCCGGCGGAAATCACCTCCGACCTCCCGGCGAACCATCGCCACTCCCTCTACTCCTCCGGAAACCCTTTCTTCATCACGCCGCGGATCCTAATCGTCGATCTCCTCACCCAGCGGATTCCAGTCTCCTCCCTCGCCGGAATCTTCATCCTCAACGCGCACTCCCTCTCCGAGACCTCCACCGAAGCCTTCATCGTCCGGATCGTCAAAACCCTAAATGCCTCCGCCTACGTGCGCGCCTTCTCCGATAGACCGCAGGCCATGGTCTCCGGCTTCGCCAAGACGGAGCGGACCATGCGCGCTCTCTTCCTCCGGAGGCTCCATCTGTGGCCTAGGTTTCAGTTGGATGTGTCTCAGGAGCTGGAGAGGGAGCCGCCTGAGGTTGTTGACATAAGAGTATCGATGTCGAGTTACATGGTGGGGATACAGAAAGCGATTATTGAAGTCATGGACGCTTGTCTCAAGGAGATGAGGAAGACGAATAAGGTGGATGTGGATGATTTGACTGTGGAGAGTGGTTTGTTTAAGTCCTTTGATGAGATTGTGAGGAGGCAGCTTGATCCCATTTGGCATACTCTTGGGAAAAGAACTAAACAGCTTGTTTCTGATTTGAAGACTTTGAGGAAGTTGCTTGACTATCTTGTTAG GTATGATGCTGTGAGTTTTCTGAAGTTTTTGGATACGCTCAGGGTTGCCGAGAGCTATCGATCTGTTTGGTTATTTGCAGAGTCCAGCTATAAGATATTTGATTTTGCAAAGAAACGAGTGTATCGTCTCATCAAGGCAAGTGAGGTGAAGTCAAAAGAACATGTTAAGAATACAAGTGGTAAAAAGAGAAAGTTAAAGGGTGATAATGCCTCTGTAGAAGCAG TTGGTGGTGCAACGGCTACGAGTGGGGATACTGGCGTTGTTATTGAAGAAGTTCTGGAAGAGGCACCCAAATGGAAAGTCTTACGT GATATTTTATTAGAGACACAAGAAGAAAGAGAAAAACAGACTCTTTTTGAGGAAGACAACAATGGAATAGTTCTTGTGGCTTGTAAAGATGAACGTTCCTGCATGCAGCTTGAAGATTGCATCACAAACAATCCACATAAG GTAATGCGGGAAGAGTGGGAAATGTACCTGCTGAGCAAAATTGAGATCCGCAATGTGCAGACACCGCAAAAGAAGAAACAAAAGACTCCCAAGGGTTTTGGGATTCTTGATGGAGTAGTTCCTGTGACTACAATACAGAGCTCGGAGGGTAGCAGTGTTTGCAGACAAGAGCACGAGGCTCTTATGGCTGCTGCATCCTCTATTCGTAAGCTAGGGAAGACAACTGCTTCTGGAAATAATAATCCAGAGGCTCAAGTTGATAAGGCGTCCAGTACCAAAGGAAAGGCTAAGAAGGAGTCATCAAGTCTTCGGAGACCCATAAGAAGTTGCAGTAAGAAAAAGACGAACAGTGAACCTGAAATAGTAACAGGCTCAGAAAATGAAGAAAAGGTTAGTGAAGCGAGCACATCAGGACCTCGAGAAGCCAGTGATGCTCACCCTGACGGTGCTAAGAAGCTACCGCCTGTGCATTTCTATGCCTTAGAAAGCGATCAGACTATACTAGATGTCTTGAAACCGTCTGTGGTCATTGTCTACCACCCTGACATGAGTTTCGTCAGAGAAATTGAGGTGTACAAAGCAGAGAACCCTCTGAAAAATCTGAAAGTCTATTTTCTTTTCTATGATGAGTCCACAGAAGTGCAGAAGTTCGAAGCAAGCATCCGCCGGGAAAATGGAGCGTTTGAATCATTGATTAGGCAGAAGTCTTCGATGATGATTCCCGTTGATCAG GATGGGCTTTGCATGGGGTCGAACTCATCTACAGATTATCCGGCTTCAAGTACTCAAAACTCATTAACCCGAAAAGCAGGTGGAAGAAAGGAAATCGAAAAAGAAACTCAG GTAATAGTTGACATGAGGGAGTTCATGAGCAGCCTACCAAATGTTCTTCACCAGAAAGGCATGAAGATAATACCTGTTACACTAGAAGTCGGCGACTATATCCTCTCGCCTTCAATATGCGTGGAGAGGAAGAGCATTCAAGATCTTTTCCAGAGCTTCACATCAGGTCGTTTATTCCACCAAGTCGAAATGATGTCAAGGTATTACAGAATACCCGTTCTTCTCATCGAGTTCTCTCAAGACAAAAGCTTCTCCTTTCAG TCTGCTAGTGATATATCAGATGATGTGACACCATATAACATCATATCGAAACTATCATTACTGGTTCTGCATTTTCCTCGGTTACGAATACTGTGGTCTCGAAGTCTACATGCAACTGCAGAGATCTTCACCACTTTAAAATCCAACCAAGACGAGCCTGATGAAAGCCGAGCAATAAGAGTTGGCGTTCCTTCAGAAGAGGGTATCATAGAAAATGACATCAG AGCCGAGAACTATAACACATCAGCAGTAGAGTTTCTGAGAAGGCTTCCTGGAGTTTCAGACGCCAATTATAGATTGATAATGGAGAAATGTAAGAGTTTGTCTGAGCTCGCGTCTTTGCCTGTGGAGGAATTAGCAGAAATCATGGGTGGTCACAAAGTTGCTAAGAGTCTTAGAGAGTTTCTAGATGCCAAGTATCCGACTTTGCTTTAA
- the LOC106341795 gene encoding pentatricopeptide repeat-containing protein At5g41170, mitochondrial isoform X2, translated as MATRLLHLHRHRLEKGDSGTTLSFNRLLSLSLWFRAFCDYRAILRNSLPFNEALDLFTRMVESRPLPSTVDFTKLLTAISKSKRYDVVIALCNHLETLGIPHDLYTCNLLMNCFSRSSQPHLASSFLGKMMKLGFSPDIVTFTSLVNGNRPEDAMYIVNQMGIEPDVVMYTTLIESLCRNGLVDNAMSLFNQMESNGVKADAVTYTSLVNGLCNSGRLSDAVSLLNDMMRRRINPDVVTFNSLIDGFVKKGKLLEARELYSEMIRVSVAPDVFTYTSLMNGLCMEGRVDEAKEMFYSMEEKGCFPDVVAYTSLINGFCKSRKGFCQVGRHKAAQEFFSQMVSRGVSPNVRTYNVLLHGLCLNGKLGKALLIFEDIQKREIDVNIITYTIIIQGMCKAGKLRDAVDLFCSLPSKGMKPNVVTYSTMISGLFREGFKLEAHVLFRKMKEDGVLQN; from the exons ATGGCGACAAGGCTTCTTCATCTTCATCGACATCGTTTGGAGAAAGGTGATTCCGGAACCACCCTTTCCTTTAACCGCCTTTTGAGCCTCTCTCTCTGGTTTCGTGCTTTCTGCGATTACCGAGCGATTCTGAGAAACAGTCTTCCCTTCAACGAAGCTCTGGATCTCTTCACTCGCATGGTCGAGTCCCGCCCCCTTCCTTCCACCGTCGATTTCACCAAGCTACTAACCGCTATCTCCAAATCGAAGAGATACGACGTCGTCATCGCTCTCTGCAACCATCTGGAGACGTTAGGGATTCCGCACGATCTCTACACTTGCAACCTCCTGATGAACTGTTTCTCCCGATCCTCTCAGCCTCATCTCGCTTCGTCGTTTCTCGGGAAGATGATGAAACTCGGGTTTAGCCCTGACATCGTCACGTTCACATCTCTCGTCAATGGGAATAGACCCGAGGATGCGATGTATATCGTTAATCAGATGGGGATCGAACCCGACGTTGTCATGTACACCACGCTCATCGAGTCTCTTTGCAGAAACGGACTTGTGGATAACGCGATGAGCTTGTTTAACCAAATGGAGAGCAACGGCGTTAAAGCTGACGCCGTCACCTACACGTCTCTCGTGAACGGTCTTTGTAACTCCGGCAGGTTGAGTGACGCCGTTAGTTTACTTAACGATATGATGAGAAGGAGGATCAACCCTGATGTAGTCACTTTCAATTCGTTGATCGACGGGTTTGTGAAAAAGGGGAAGCTTCTGGAGGCTAGAGAGCTCTACAGCGAGATGATTCGAGTCTCTGTAGCTCCTGATGTTTTCACTTACACTTCGTTGATGAATGGATTATGCATGGAAGGCCGCGTCGATGAGGCCAAGGAAATGTTTTACTCAATGGAGGAGAAGGGCTGCTTTCCAGATGTAGTGGCTTATACATCTCTCATTAACGGTTTCTGCAAATCGAGAAAG GGTTTCTGTCAAGTGGGGAGACATAAGGCTGCACAAGAGTTTTTTAGTCAGATGGTTTCTCGTGGGGTGTCTCCCAATGTTAGGACCTACAACGTTTTGTTACATGGGCTGTGTTTGAACGGGAAGCTAGGTAAAGCGTTGTTGATATTCGAAGATATACAAAAGAGAGAGATTGATGTTAATATTATTACGTATACTATCATCATTCAAGGGATGTGCAAAGCTGGTAAACTCAGAGATGCTGTTGATTTGTTTTGTAGCCTCCCTTCCAAAGGAATGAAGCCTAACGTTGTAACGTACAGTACAATGATATCAGGGTTGTTTAGGGAAGGTTTTAAGCTTGAAGCACATGTGTTGTTTAGGAAAATGAAAGAAGATGGGGTTCTACAAAATTAG
- the LOC106341795 gene encoding pentatricopeptide repeat-containing protein At5g41170, mitochondrial isoform X1, translated as MATRLLHLHRHRLEKGDSGTTLSFNRLLSLSLWFRAFCDYRAILRNSLPFNEALDLFTRMVESRPLPSTVDFTKLLTAISKSKRYDVVIALCNHLETLGIPHDLYTCNLLMNCFSRSSQPHLASSFLGKMMKLGFSPDIVTFTSLVNGNRPEDAMYIVNQMGIEPDVVMYTTLIESLCRNGLVDNAMSLFNQMESNGVKADAVTYTSLVNGLCNSGRLSDAVSLLNDMMRRRINPDVVTFNSLIDGFVKKGKLLEARELYSEMIRVSVAPDVFTYTSLMNGLCMEGRVDEAKEMFYSMEEKGCFPDVVAYTSLINGFCKSRKVEYGMKLFYEMNQRGLLGNTITYTALIQGFCQVGRHKAAQEFFSQMVSRGVSPNVRTYNVLLHGLCLNGKLGKALLIFEDIQKREIDVNIITYTIIIQGMCKAGKLRDAVDLFCSLPSKGMKPNVVTYSTMISGLFREGFKLEAHVLFRKMKEDGVLQN; from the coding sequence ATGGCGACAAGGCTTCTTCATCTTCATCGACATCGTTTGGAGAAAGGTGATTCCGGAACCACCCTTTCCTTTAACCGCCTTTTGAGCCTCTCTCTCTGGTTTCGTGCTTTCTGCGATTACCGAGCGATTCTGAGAAACAGTCTTCCCTTCAACGAAGCTCTGGATCTCTTCACTCGCATGGTCGAGTCCCGCCCCCTTCCTTCCACCGTCGATTTCACCAAGCTACTAACCGCTATCTCCAAATCGAAGAGATACGACGTCGTCATCGCTCTCTGCAACCATCTGGAGACGTTAGGGATTCCGCACGATCTCTACACTTGCAACCTCCTGATGAACTGTTTCTCCCGATCCTCTCAGCCTCATCTCGCTTCGTCGTTTCTCGGGAAGATGATGAAACTCGGGTTTAGCCCTGACATCGTCACGTTCACATCTCTCGTCAATGGGAATAGACCCGAGGATGCGATGTATATCGTTAATCAGATGGGGATCGAACCCGACGTTGTCATGTACACCACGCTCATCGAGTCTCTTTGCAGAAACGGACTTGTGGATAACGCGATGAGCTTGTTTAACCAAATGGAGAGCAACGGCGTTAAAGCTGACGCCGTCACCTACACGTCTCTCGTGAACGGTCTTTGTAACTCCGGCAGGTTGAGTGACGCCGTTAGTTTACTTAACGATATGATGAGAAGGAGGATCAACCCTGATGTAGTCACTTTCAATTCGTTGATCGACGGGTTTGTGAAAAAGGGGAAGCTTCTGGAGGCTAGAGAGCTCTACAGCGAGATGATTCGAGTCTCTGTAGCTCCTGATGTTTTCACTTACACTTCGTTGATGAATGGATTATGCATGGAAGGCCGCGTCGATGAGGCCAAGGAAATGTTTTACTCAATGGAGGAGAAGGGCTGCTTTCCAGATGTAGTGGCTTATACATCTCTCATTAACGGTTTCTGCAAATCGAGAAAGGTTGAGTATGGGATGAAACTCTTCTACGAGATGAATCAGAGAGGTTTACTTGGTAACACCATCACTTACACGGCCCTTATCCAGGGTTTCTGTCAAGTGGGGAGACATAAGGCTGCACAAGAGTTTTTTAGTCAGATGGTTTCTCGTGGGGTGTCTCCCAATGTTAGGACCTACAACGTTTTGTTACATGGGCTGTGTTTGAACGGGAAGCTAGGTAAAGCGTTGTTGATATTCGAAGATATACAAAAGAGAGAGATTGATGTTAATATTATTACGTATACTATCATCATTCAAGGGATGTGCAAAGCTGGTAAACTCAGAGATGCTGTTGATTTGTTTTGTAGCCTCCCTTCCAAAGGAATGAAGCCTAACGTTGTAACGTACAGTACAATGATATCAGGGTTGTTTAGGGAAGGTTTTAAGCTTGAAGCACATGTGTTGTTTAGGAAAATGAAAGAAGATGGGGTTCTACAAAATTAG
- the LOC106341793 gene encoding paramyosin, with amino-acid sequence MFKSGRWRSEKNKIKIVFKLQFHATLVSELKGEGLTISLVPGDVGKPTGKTEKAVVLDGYCRWESPVYETVKFVQDVKTCKVNQRIYHLILSTTGSTKSGLVGETSIDFSDYVDAIKTCNVSLPLQNSISKALLHVSIQKQLQNVDLQRVVKSSRSLDLNSQLSIEADESLKCDSLEEGPFGKGSRIAELRRRASIESDSTLSSFDSVSEVDTLGELGSRGDLIQQNQPTIMHHHHSVTNVYHEEPPVSESEWSGSSDQGISTDDSMNSSSNDTIPPRDTTRTTSSDGEVDKLKAELVALARRADFSELELQSLRKQIVKETKRSQDLLREVTTLKQERDSKVRNKLQCEGKDTQVLLEELDYEKDLNSSLRIQLQKTKESNTELILAVQDLEAMLGQRRKNNTEEPRRRSCTSETDEDEDQKALDEIVKGHMDAKEAHVLERRITDLYNEIEIHKRDKDDLEIQVEQLALDYEILKQENHDISYKLEQSQVHEQLKMQYECSPSIVNVNELENHIEGLEAKLKMQSEDFSKSLSRIKELETQMEEELEKQALVLEADIEAVTRAKVEQEKRAIEAEEALRKSRWKNASVAGKIQDEFKRISEQMSSTLAANEKMTKKAMRETRDLRMQKRQLEELLMNAKDELRENKVEYEAKLSEMERMLGGLVEKSKNLESEKRRQEDVNADLTQVITRLKDEIEILRLEAEASLQLWNIEKDELSSMIVSMKKESESLAEELQRIKDEKEVVVTLLESELETARGECGDLQHSLSKNESEIEKHISNKERIILLEEHIKLKENALEAFSKMFIEKEKELNSRIEELETELNKRSLNSLETGESLHGPEAAIALQSRKVLSSNKSDVLEDLVNEVASLKEQNGDMEMELKEMQERYSEISVRFAEVEGERQRLVMTVRNLKNAKRS; translated from the exons ATGTTTAAGTCAGGGAGATGGAGGAGCGAGAAGAACAAGATCAAAATCGTCTTCAAGCTTCAGTTTCATGCCACTCTG GTGAGTGAGTTGAAGGGAGAAGGATTAACGATCTCTCTTGTTCCCGGAGATGTTGGGAAACCCACCGGGAAGACAGAGAAGGCGGTGGTGCTCGACGGTTACTGCCGGTGGGAGTCTCCGGTGTACGAGACGGTGAAGTTTGTTCAGGATGTGAAGACATGCAAAGTTAATCAAAGAATCTATCATCTTATTCTTTCAACCACG GGATCTACTAAGTCTGGTTTGGTGGGAGAGACTTCCATTGATTTTTCTGATTACGTTGATGCAATTAAGACTTGCAACGTCTCTCTTCCTCTTCAGAATTCAATTTCAAAAGCATTGTTGCAC GTATCAATACAAAAGCAGCTACAAAATGTGGATCTGCAAAG AGTGGTGAAAAGCTCAAGGAGTCTAGATTTGAACTCCCAGTTGAGCATTGAAGCAGATGAAAGCCTTAAATGTGATTCACTAGAG GAAGGACCGTTCGGTAAAGGTTCCCGGATCGCTGAACTAAGGCGTCGAGCATCCATTGAATCAGACAGTACGCTGTCAAGCTTTGACAGTGTCTCTGAAGTAGATACACTGGGGGAACTTGGAAGCAGAGGAGATCTCATTCAGCAAAACCAACCAACTATTATGCATCATCACCATTCGGTTACAAATGTGTATCATGAAGAGCCTCCTGTATCAGAATCCGAGTGGTCAGGAAGCTCTGATCAAGGAATCAGCACTGACGACTCCATGAATAGTTCTTCGAATGATACCATTCCACCGAGAGACACAACAAGGACTACTTCCTCGGATGGTGAGGTAGATAAGCTTAAGGCCGAGCTCGTTGCTTTGGCAAGGCGAGCTGATTTTTCTGAGCTAGAGCTGCAGAGCCTCAGGAAACAAATTGTCAAAGAGACCAAGAGAAGTCAGGATCTCCTGAGAGAAGTGACTACCCTGAAGCAGGAGAGAGATTCAAAAGTCAGGAACAAGTTGCAGTGTGAAGGAAAGGACACGCAAGTTCTTCTAGAAGAACTGGATTACGAGAAGGATCTGAACTCCAGTCTACGGATACAGCTACAGAAGACAAAAGAGTCAAACACCGAGCTGATCCTCGCCGTGCAAGATCTAGAAGCAATGTTGGGACAAAGACGTAAGAACAACACAGAAGAGCCAAGGAGAAGGTCATGCACAAGCGAGACAGATGAAGACGAGGATCAAAAGGCGTTGGACGAGATTGTGAAGGGACACATGGACGCGAAAGAAGCACACGTCCTGGAGCGGAGGATCACTGACCTTTACAACGAGATAGAGATCCATAAACGAGACAAAGACGACCTTGAGATACAGGTGGAGCAGCTCGCTCTGGACTACGAGATTCTTAAACAGGAAAACCACGATATCTCGTACAAGCTGGAGCAGAGTCAAGTGCACGAACAGCTGAAGATGCAGTATGAATGTTCGCCTTCTATTGTAAACGTGAACGAGCTTGAGAATCATATAGAGGGGCTAGAAGCTAAGCTCAAGATGCAGTCGGAGGATTTCTCCAAGTCTTTGAGCCGTATTAAAGAACTTGAAACGCAGATGGAAGAGGAACTAGAGAAACAGGCTCTGGTCCTTGAAGCGGATATTGAAGCTGTCACGAGGGCTAAAGTGGAGCAAGAGAAGAGAGCTATCGAAGCCGAAGAAGCCTTGAGGAAGTCGAGGTGGAAAAATGCTAGCGTAGCCGGGAAGATACAGGATGAGTTCAAGAGAATCTCTGAGCAGATGTCTTCTACGTTGGCAGCGAATGAGAAGATGACTAAGAAAGCAATGAGAGAAACTCGTGACCTGCGCATGCAGAAGCGTCAGCTAGAAGAGCTTCTCATGAACGCTAAGGATGAACTCAGAGAGAATAAGGTAGAGTATGAAGCAAAGCTCAGCGAGATGGAGAGAATGTTGGGAGGACTTGTGGAGAAATCCAAAAATCTAGAGAGTGAGAAGAGGAGACAAGAAGATGTCAATGCAGATTTAACACAGGTGATCACAAGGCTTAAGGATGAGATTGAAATCTTGAGACTTGAAGCCGAGGCATCTTTGCAGTTATGGAACATAGAGAAAGATGAGCTATCAAGCATGATTGTATCGATGAAGAAAGAATCAGAGTCTTTGGCAGAGGAGTTGCAGCGTATCAAAGATGAAAAAGAAGTAGTCGTTACGCTTTTAGAATCAGAACTAGAAACTGCAAGAGGGGAATGTGGTGATCTACAGCATTCTTTATCCAAGAATGAATCAGAGATCGAGAAGCACATAAGCAACAAGGAAAGAATAATACTGCTCGAG GAACACATCAAGCTAAAGGAGAATGCTTTAGAAGCCTTTTCAAAGATGTTTATCGAAAAGGAAAAGGAATTGAATAGCCGAATCGAAGAATTGGAGACTGAACTCAACAAACGAAGTCTGAATAGCCTAGAG ACTGGTGAATCTCTGCATGGTCCAGAAGCAGCTATCGCTTTGCAGAGCAGAAAAGTACTGTCATCGAACAAGAG TGATGTCCTTGAAGACTTGGTAAATGAAGTAGCGTCGTTAAAAGAGCAAAATGGAGACATGGAGATGGAGTTGAAGGAGATGCAAGAGAGGTATTCAGAGATAAGTGTAAGATTTGCAGAAGTTGAAGGTGAGAGACAACGACTTGTCATGACTGTACGTAATCTTAAGAATGCCAAGAGGAGTTAA